From the genome of Amyelois transitella isolate CPQ chromosome 29, ilAmyTran1.1, whole genome shotgun sequence:
ccacttaaagttttttctgtttggtcagctggttgactggtagagaatgccaagcggcattaagtccgccttttgtacatttttgttttttgtgcaataaagtttacataaataaacccTGTTAACATGTAAATCTAACCAAGATTGGATTATGGTCTTCTACCTCCTgtctttagtcccggttgcatcctcaccgctctggagaggagcccggggtatgccctGCTTGGATTATGGTATGtaataattctatttaaaattttcatcatattgtggtaataaatattttatacctacgCCGGCTCTTAGCGCGCTTAGTTCATGCATAAGTCAAAACAGTCACGTTTTTGGCTAGTGGTTAAGGATAAACGGACAAAAACTATGCGTTTTGAATTATATCTGTATAAATGTGGctgttatttcaaattatgccgtgtggttcgcggcaccaatacaaaaaagaataggaccactccatccctttcccatggatgtcgtaaaaggcgacttagggataggcttacaaacttaggattctcttttaggcgatgggctagcaacctgtcactatttgaatctcaattctatcattaagtcaaatagctgaacgggccattcagtcttttcaagactgttggctctgtctaccccgcaagggatatagacgtgaccatatgtatatatgttatttcaaAGGATATACCAACTTCActattttgttgtaatttattaaagtaaaacattatttagaCTTTACCTTAAATATGCGAGGTTATCTAATGCCGAAAGTTAAAATGGTTCAGTTAACCTACTGTTAGACttcaatttagatttttttgttgtaatttattaagttatatCATTCCTTCAAATAAGTAAGTTGTAAACGATGTTACGATTAAGAATTACTACGAGCACAATCTGTAAGTTATTGAGTAAGGGACCTTAACCTGCTTACACCCATTCGCTTTAATCTTACGTTATCCTACATAGGGCGGTTTGATTCTTAAGTTCCTGAGACATCTcgttatgtaaaataataaaatatatacaggacaaattacattcCCTACATTAgcatcgaagtaagttcaaaattTGAGTTACAATGttgttattacatatttatttttacgttatgtggtttttatattaaaataataggtaaataAGGAAAAACACTTTTCTgtgcatttattaatattttacttagtatattaaacttaaaataataaataaattaactacctaagctcaaataaattaaggtaacgtttaggtactttttaatatacttacatacatcatAACTCCAgaattttctgttttattatgtatacCTACTCGAACCAGAAATcataatacttaataataattcttcatcaatttttcttaaaatggTTAGTAGTCTATTGGAATGAACTGGTATAGGaatttaattatcaaattattagCGCGTAGGGAATCGATATTAGGAATATCGAAAAGGTAACCTTTATTTCGGTCCAAAATGTATAcagacaatttattatttctgctCTACTATGAAAaccatttaataattataattatcacTGTGAGAGACAGAAAAGGTAGGACatctcaattatttttagttttatttttgtcttaaatGTCTTGAATCAATTTTCACATAGTTTCCAAAAGGCGTGCTAATTGTTTGGGGACCTGCTGCGTACGGCTCCATAATGACATTGTAATTCTTGTTATCTATCTGTTGGCTGCCATCACGACTCCATGGTactgaaaatataaagaaaagtaaataaattaataaaaccatattattatttaaatatttatttttaatcaagtTAGCGCCATCTACCGTCAAGAATTTGCACTAAACAAAAAGGATCATCTATCGGTTGTAATACAAAACtttttaacgccatctaccaTCGAATAGCTATATTTATGAACAATGAAATGCGACATCTATCGGGGATTTGGCAAAACTTTAAGGTTATCAACATTGTCGACGCGTCTGGTAACATATTTAGTTATTACTATTCACTAGCAGATGGCACTgtactaattttataacttaagTACCTAGcgatatgttttttattttgtaagaacTAAGTTAAACAAGTCAGTCAAACTTACCGATACTATGTTCGTCATGGGTTACTTGGCCGTTGTGAATGTGCAAGTGAATCTCTTTCTGTGGCTCCCAGCCGTGGGAGTGGGGCTGATGGGTCTTGCTGGCAAATAGCGCGCCaacctgaaattaaaaaaacaaatatgtgtCTTGTTATTCTGATAAAACAAACGATATTCCTTTAGCATAACTTCCAATCATCATGATATTAAGACGAGAATTAAGTCAAGCTTTCGCGAATCCGAGGGGGTGGAGTCATAGTGTAAACCATAGATAATCTTATTTTACTTAACTAATTAGTATTTAAATCTAACTatctatgaaaattatttaaatctcaattctatcattaatccaaatagctgaacgtggtcattcagtcttttcaagactgttggctctgtctacccggcaaagggacatagacgtgaccatatgtaaatatgtatgtaactatctattactatatacttaaatatctattattaacttatattattaactatatacatatatatctatctaacTAGTAGTATAATCACATCACTTATTTAACGCACAGGTCTCAGATGCGTTTATAAAGTGACCACGATGGAATGGATAAGTCAACTATTAAGCGCAGTGAATCCCGTCTGATCTTCGcatcctttgcaggggaaccttacccaaatatttaatagtgTACCCACACAGGTCACCCATCACATCattgaaattgataaattCTGTAGTCAGACACAATGGTCAGCAGACGAGTCCAATAATTTTGAGCTCTAGGTGAAAGTACACagctttcataaaaaaaaggatagcaTGACAATATAAAAGGGTGTTGGAAAGAGACGGctatatgttttttgttaagttTGGATCACCGTCGCTATATCAGGAATGTATGACGCTATCAAGAGTGAATGGTCAAGAACCTAtattagccgtgtggttaccggcactttaaaatagaaccactctatacTTTCCCCTGGGTGtggtaaaagacgactaagggaaacgCTTATACACTTAgtattcctcttgtaggcgatggggtagcaacctgtcactatttgtagtgacaggttcctagcccatcgcctacaagaggaatggCTTTATATAAGATtgaaattctaaaatttcaatCCAATatgaagtcatacagctgaacgtagcctttcaatcttttcgggactgttggctgtgtctacaccgcaacatatatagacgtgccgctatgtatgtatgtatgtttctataatcataccgacgagcttgcatgaagagagttatcaACGTGATTGAAgtagtatgcagggatcgtggcaagtggaaaaatgttgtctctgcctataCCTCCagggaagaggcgtgattttatgtctgtatgtatctGTTTATTGTAAAGATCCTACATTCCATTTCAACATTCTACTTTTCACCTTCATTCCTCTCTTCATTTCGTTGGCTGTCTCTCGtcacaaatatatacaaacaaaatacacgataaagtaaaataaaactatataaagAGCTAACTGCACAAAAAAATCGAAAGTCGAACCATAGACATGGATTACCTAGACTCCGCGAGTGCACGAATGTCGCGCTGCAAAATGGTGaccagacatacatacatacataaaaatcacgcctctttcccggaagggtaggcagagactacctctttccacttgccacgatctctgcttatttccttcgcttcacccacattcataacagACAAGTGgattaataatggaattgtgTTTGTTGCATTTGTTGTTTGAGTTGATAATTGTATTGAAGaatcaaaaatgttaaatctacccacaaaaaatgttttcaaactAAGCGACGCCGtcccatatttattttattaccttaTGGTCAGCttagactggtagagaatgctaaacggcattaagtccgccctttgtacatttttttatgcaataaagtttaaataaatgaaatacctAAATACCCAATGTGTTATTCCAGGTTATATTCTAACCAATTCTAACAAGTGCGTCCAGAACTTTTTGCATGAAATCACACATCGACATATCCACAGTTCCTAATAAACTTTCGGATGgttataatatattagttaGATTTtccaacttaaaaataatggagaaaCTATTCGGACTTATTCAGTTTTCAAAGATTCCAAATTTATCATACAGACGGCGTCGATATAGAGTAAATTGTCACATGCAGTATCTAACTGGAACTATGTCTGTGTAGAACCAACAAGAAAAACGTATCGTCATTTCCATAGCACGGTAATGAAGACTTGAAAGTTAAGTTAAAACATCAGTTTAGTGTGTCAAGGTGAACACAACTGGTTATTTTTAAGGGCCTAGGAGACGTCGCCCTTAAcggtaatacatacatacatacgatcacgtctatatcccttgtggggtagacagagccaacagtcttgaaaagactaataggccacgctcagctatttggcttaatgattgaatcgagattcaaatagtgacaggttgctagcccatcgcctaaaaaagaatcccaagtttgtaagcatatcccttagccgccttttacgacatccatgggaaagagatgaagaggttctattttttttttgtgttggtgccgggaaccacacggcactgccagTAACAGTAACGgtaataatctatactaatattataaagctgaagagtttgttagtttgtttgaacgcgctaatatcaggaactaactggttggaattgaaaaattctttttgtgttgaatagatcatttatcgaggaatgctaaaggttataaaaaatcacgctgcaactataaggagcaaagaaataatggaatatgtggaaaagaacggggaaaattattcatctttgagagcttcaatgatgcccaaaataactattccacgcggacgaagtcgcgggcacagctagttatttaataaatttacatttacatgCTTAAATACTGACCGATGCTTTAACAGTTAGTGAAAACAATGATAAGAAGGCAACCtactatatgtacgtacatatataatcatatatttatcccatgcgggatagacagaaccaacagtcttgataataatgataggccaagttcagctgtttggcttactgatagaattgagatgcatataaagttacaggttgctagcccaccgccttaaaagaggaatcccacgTTTTTAAACCTATCACTTAGTCTTGGAAGCTAAGAGGGAGTGAAATAAGgcggaaacaaaaaataacatacttatagtcacgtctagatccctcacggggtagacggagccaaaactcttgaaaagactgtaagaccacgttcggctgttttatttaataatagacttttcaagaccgttcgttaatcttcttttttaaattggttaatgtcagttttttattttagtttcgcGCCAAaaccttctttttttatttaattttttttaatattttaattcaaatatttttactgaagGCGCTTTAGAGTAGAACCACTCCCTATCTATCCAatagatgttgtaaaattgtaaaaggcgactaagggttaataaacttgagattctgcTTGTAGATGCGATGGTCTgcgaacctgtcactatttgaatttcaattccatcattccgTACGGCTGACCGTGGCCTTGCTTGTCTGTACAAGACTGtcgcctctgtctaccccgcaagggatatagccgtgattatatgtatatatatatacatataatcactatatatatatatatatatatatatatatatatatatatatatatatatatgtaatacaaaatataacacaCTTTAGCAGCGCCCGCCAAGAGCAACATCTTCAGTATCACTAAGGTCACCAACAGAGTCTTCACGCCCACAATGGCCGCCACCACCGCCCAGGTGGAAGCGGCTCCCAGCTGGAAGACCAGGGGTATGAATGCACCCATCATCTTCCTGAACCTAATACCGAAGGTGCGACCtggaaattgtaaataaatagatataaataagtaagtaataagttgtgccatgtggttcccggcactagtacaaaaaagaataggactaccccatctctttctcatagatgtcgtaaaatgcaactaagggataggctgacaaacttgggattctttttttaggcgattggctagcgacttgtcactatttgaatctcaattctatcattgagccaaatagctgagcgtggcctatcagtcttttcaagactattggctctgtctaccccacaagggatatagacgtgaccatatgtatgtatgtaagtattaagtgcttaggtacatacatacaataatacatataataaagttttcacatggatgtcgtaaaaggcgactaaggggtaggcttacaaacaacgggattccttttgtaggcgattggctagcaacctgtcgctatttgaaacttaattcatcaagctatacagctgaacatggccttttcGACATTgtaggctctgtttaccctgcaagaaatatagacgtgaatttatgtatgtataaatttaataaccaaATAAGCCACCTCAAACCCCatttattttgcatatatacgatatatgtaatattattacacaattttatataatatctacACATAAAAATTAGAGAAAGTTTGTCCATTTGTCCTTATCATTAACCGGTTATGGAGAGTGACGTTATATCCTGGGTTTTAAGTGGGTTAGTTTAGTTGACACGCGTTAGTCGCGTCTACGTGTGTGATGTGCTAATAGAGGAAAAGGCTTTTACGTGCGTTCTCAGACGTGAATTCATTCCAAAGTACTTAGATATTTGTAGGCTATAGATCCGAAATATTTACCTTAAAATTAGTATTAATATCTCGTTAGGTCTCATTATCTTTTTActctatcctaagtatatgttactattatgtatttatgcgtatttttgtgtatttgtatgtatttatatgtattatatatagatatatattctgtgtgtattttattacgtttaaacattaatttatcttactctgcgccaacgccaatctcctgtttggtttccttccacccaaaggatgactggaagagattgctttagcgataagtccgcctttgtaccatctctgtctgttttgtgatgttttgtatgttttaatcaTAAGAGTatgatgcaataaagagtttatctatctatctaaaaaataataggccTATGAagttgaaattcttctttaagacttatttgaatttcaacttaatcattaagccaaacagctgaacatggccggtcagtcttttcaagactgttgactctgtacccctcaagggatatagacgtgattatatgtatgtatgtataccaaCCTTCAAGTCTCTAGACTAGTTTGTGGTTTGTCTGTCAGACCGTTACTCAGTTACTGtagaattgtatttttatactagctgtgcccgcgacttggtccgcgtggaatagttattttggtcatcatttaagccctcaaagatgaataatttacctacccgtttttcccgttttttttttcacattttccattattcctTCGGTCCttttagttgcagcgtgatgttatatagcctaaagccttcctaaAAATCCTAAAAAGCTTTTAAGGAtcgttgaaaagaattttcataTAGGACctaccagtagttcctgagattggcgcgttcaaacaaacaaacaaactcttcagctttataatattagtatagatttcgGCTAAAACGCAGCTGGTACACACTGTgttacattcataacttttgaGAAAAAAGTAATGACCACTTTCCCTTGTcagaaatacaattatttacatgACACGTCTATGATATAACATTAATAGAAAGTTTTTAGGGTCATGTTATAAAAAAGTGTAAGTAaaagttacatttattttgtaattaagtacatacatacatacatatggtcacgtctatatccctttcggggcagacagagccaacagtcttaaaaagactgaatggccacgttcagctatttggcttaatgatagaattgagatgtaattaagtacttattagtAATTAGGTAAGTGATGTACTTccaccaaatagctgaacgtggcctttcagtcttttcaaggctgttggctctgtctaccccgcaagggatataaacgtgaccatatgtatgtatgtaagtgatgtgtacttatgtatttaaCTTTTTCCTCCTGTCTTTagtctcggttgcatcctcaacacactggagaggagcccggggtatgccttagaccatggatcctggattgggtgagtcaggtttttatacgaagcgactcccgtctgacctccgcaacccttGAGCCTAACCCGTactggatcgatcatggttacacatccagttgcctgaatgtgcaggttacctcacgatgttttccctcatcgtaagtatcatcggttagtattcaaactaatgtacgtaacttcgaaaatagtgatcggtacatggccgaggtgggattcgaacctgtgcttTTGCGCACACGCATCTTAACCGGCCATCTTACCGATTCGTCCATCGACGCTCTTactagtaagtacctacttaactaCTTAATAAGAATTAATTGACGAGTGCTACCAAATAGGAACAGACCGCATTTATTTCTCTTG
Proteins encoded in this window:
- the LOC106130752 gene encoding uncharacterized protein LOC106130752, whose product is MTMDLKEIIKWFIPCFHILLFLNRKMQVHMTICLFLFFNLCLVNGARLNKEFVTSESIDNAKNVDNLDKFNFNQSEVRDDVFNQRGFTGDVSVGRTFGIRFRKMMGAFIPLVFQLGAASTWAVVAAIVGVKTLLVTLVILKMLLLAGAAKVGALFASKTHQPHSHGWEPQKEIHLHIHNGQVTHDEHSIVPWSRDGSQQIDNKNYNVIMEPYAAGPQTISTPFGNYVKIDSRHLRQK